One Solea senegalensis isolate Sse05_10M linkage group LG21, IFAPA_SoseM_1, whole genome shotgun sequence DNA segment encodes these proteins:
- the LOC122758662 gene encoding LOW QUALITY PROTEIN: band 4.1-like protein 4 (The sequence of the model RefSeq protein was modified relative to this genomic sequence to represent the inferred CDS: substituted 1 base at 1 genomic stop codon), which yields MACFCDNREEFYGEVLLLDETIFPLTAEQGIKKSSKAAAILKQVFSHLNVVQVNXFGLRFCDDKQQTNWLDTSKTLSQHRSLLGPPYIFYFGVKFYAEDPTKLEDEKTRHQFYLQLRQDIHRGRLLCPAHLRPCLFALMMQVERGDSSATEMLDQDMNRETLNIYRSLSGFSRPQALNLFLSLCSSLQMYGVSLFNDYEL from the exons ATGGCCTGTTTCTGTGACAACCGGGAGGAATTCTATGGAGAAGTCCTCCTATTGGATGAGACGATATTCCCACTGACGGCAGAGCAAGGCATAAAG AAATCCTCAAAGGCGGCGGCCATTTTGAAGCAGGTATTTTCACACCTGAACGTGGTCCAGGTCAACTAGTTTGGTCTGAGATTCTGTGACGACAAACAGCAAACG AACTGGTTGGATACTTCAAAGACGCTTTCACAGCATCGCAGCCTCC TTGGGCCTCCTTACATTTTTTACTTTGGTGTGAAATTTTACGCTGAGGATCCGACGAAGCTCGAGGATGAAAAAACACG GCATCAGTTTTACCTGCAGCTTCGACAGGACATCCACCGAGGTCGCCTGCTTTGCCCCGCCCACCTCAGACCGTGCCTCTTTGCTCTGATGATGCAGG TGGAGCGAGGTGATTCCAGCGCCACAGAAATGTTGGACCAAGACATGAACCGGGAAACGCTGAACATCTACAGATCACTGAG cggcTTCTCTCGCCCTCAGGCTCTGAatctcttcctgtctctgtgcAGCTCTCTGCAGATGTATGGAGTCTCTCTGTTCAACGACTAC GAACTATGA
- the fsd1l gene encoding FSD1-like protein isoform X2 produces the protein MTLLPDCAPRLSLIMDSQKEALRRIISTLANKNEELQNFLETVDNTLVGLQRESCKVMTDLEEELELLSSAVHERGEELRDIIREEKHRKEAELQEQLSEGKVALQSCEQLLEFANKTLGITTEEEFLTAAKQIKERVTMAPAFRLTTRPAVSENMAQFTVDFSAERAGLQRLEFLPVPRPPEIDVSRCVVCDNNVTVAWRPADEGDNDDFTGPIKSYELEYRKASHDSSARAAAEACWEKICDIRDSQVTISDLKFDSRFIMFRVRAKNKAAAGEFSEPVAMETRAFNFGFDAATAHAELKVHGDTVTWEPQRVKGHDPRLRAKDCKSRSATPSPNKAGNRTGRDRFAGESYTVLGDQEMAGGCHYWELRLLADWKSFSVGVAYRSSLGRFDQLGKSAGSWCIHASQWLQNSLAAKHNNRARALDWLLPQRIGIYCDYDNGDLCFIDVDQRRLLHSFKTKFSQPLVPAFTVWCGGITVVTGLQVPSFIDSFLSTSRSLSDLSQ, from the exons ATGACTTTACTTCCGGACTGTGCCCCCCGTCTCTCTCTGATCATGGACAGTCAAAAG GAAGCTCTTCGCAGGATCATTAGCACGTTAGCCAATAAAAATGAAGAGCTGCAGAACTTCCTGGAAACGGTTGACAACACATTGGTGGGACTACAG AGGGAGTCCTGCAAGGTGATGACagacctggaggaggagcttgAGTTGCTGAGCTCCGCTGTCCACGAGAGAGGTGAGGAGCTTCGTGACATCATCAGAGAAGAAAAGCACAGaaaggaggcggagcttcag gagcAGCTGTCAGAGGGAAAGGTCGCTCTGCAGTCGTGTGAGCAGCTGCTGGAGTTTGCAAACAAAACACTCGGCATCACCACCGAAGAAGAATTCCTCACg gctgcaaaacaaatcaaagaacG GGTAACAATGGCGCCAGCGTTTCGGCTGACGACTCGTCCGGCTGTGTCCGAAAACATGGCGCAGTTCACTGTCGACTTCAGCGCAGAGAGGGCGGGGCTTCAGCGACTTGAATTCCTGCCAG ttccCAGACCTCCAGAGATCGACGTCTCCAGATGTGTCGTTTGTGACAACAACGTCACCGTTGCCTGGCGACCGGCTGACGAGGGTGACAACGATGACTTCACCGGACCAATCAAAAGCTACGAACTCGAATATCGTAAAGCGAGCCATGACAGCTCGGCGAGAGCTGCAGCGGAGGCATGCTGGGAAAAAATCTGTGACATCAGAGATTCCCAGGTCACCATCTCAG ATCTGAAGTTTGATTCCCGCTTCATCATGTTTCGCGTGCGAGCAAAAAACAAAGCGGCTGCCGGAGAATTCTCTGAGCCTGTCGCCATGGAAACCAGAG CATTTAACTTCGGCTTCGACGCGGCAACGGCTCACGCTGAGCTGAAGGTTCACGGCGACACGGTGACCTGGGAGCCTCAgcgggtcaaaggtcacgaCCCCAGACTCAGAGCCAAAGACTGCAAAAGCAG AAGTGCAACACCGTCGCCCAATAAGGCAGGGAACCGAACGGGTCGCGACAGATTTGCCGGAGAGTCGTACACAGTGCTGG GTGACCAGGAGATGGCTGGCGGCTGCCACTACTGGGAACTCCGCCTCTTGGCCGACTGGAAGTCGTTCAGTGTGGGCGTGGCTTATCGGTCCAGCCTGGGCCGCTTTGACCAATTAGGAAAGAGCGCCGGTTCGTGGTGCATTCACGCGAGCCAGTGGCTGCAGAACTCATTAGCAGCCAAACACAACAACCGAGCGAGGGCGCTGGATTGGCTGCTGCCTCAGCGAATCGGAATCTACTGTGACTACGACAATG GTGATTTATGTTTCATCGACGTCGATCAACGTCGGCTTCTACACTCCTTCAAAACAAAATTCAGCCAGCCGCTCGTCCCCGCCTTCACT GTGTGGTGTGGCGGTATCACCGTGGTGACGGGTCTTCAGGTGCCGAGCTTCATAGACAGTTTCCTCTCCACCAGTCGGAGCCTGAGCGACTTGTCCCAGTAG
- the fsd1l gene encoding FSD1-like protein isoform X1, with translation MTLLPDCAPRLSLIMDSQKEALRRIISTLANKNEELQNFLETVDNTLVGLQRESCKVMTDLEEELELLSSAVHERGEELRDIIREEKHRKEAELQEQLSEGKVALQSCEQLLEFANKTLGITTEEEFLTAAKQIKERVTMAPAFRLTTRPAVSENMAQFTVDFSAERAGLQRLEFLPVPRPPEIDVSRCVVCDNNVTVAWRPADEGDNDDFTGPIKSYELEYRKASHDSSARAAAEACWEKICDIRDSQVTISDLKFDSRFIMFRVRAKNKAAAGEFSEPVAMETRAFNFGFDAATAHAELKVHGDTVTWEPQRVKGHDPRLRAKDCKSSRSATPSPNKAGNRTGRDRFAGESYTVLGDQEMAGGCHYWELRLLADWKSFSVGVAYRSSLGRFDQLGKSAGSWCIHASQWLQNSLAAKHNNRARALDWLLPQRIGIYCDYDNGDLCFIDVDQRRLLHSFKTKFSQPLVPAFTVWCGGITVVTGLQVPSFIDSFLSTSRSLSDLSQ, from the exons ATGACTTTACTTCCGGACTGTGCCCCCCGTCTCTCTCTGATCATGGACAGTCAAAAG GAAGCTCTTCGCAGGATCATTAGCACGTTAGCCAATAAAAATGAAGAGCTGCAGAACTTCCTGGAAACGGTTGACAACACATTGGTGGGACTACAG AGGGAGTCCTGCAAGGTGATGACagacctggaggaggagcttgAGTTGCTGAGCTCCGCTGTCCACGAGAGAGGTGAGGAGCTTCGTGACATCATCAGAGAAGAAAAGCACAGaaaggaggcggagcttcag gagcAGCTGTCAGAGGGAAAGGTCGCTCTGCAGTCGTGTGAGCAGCTGCTGGAGTTTGCAAACAAAACACTCGGCATCACCACCGAAGAAGAATTCCTCACg gctgcaaaacaaatcaaagaacG GGTAACAATGGCGCCAGCGTTTCGGCTGACGACTCGTCCGGCTGTGTCCGAAAACATGGCGCAGTTCACTGTCGACTTCAGCGCAGAGAGGGCGGGGCTTCAGCGACTTGAATTCCTGCCAG ttccCAGACCTCCAGAGATCGACGTCTCCAGATGTGTCGTTTGTGACAACAACGTCACCGTTGCCTGGCGACCGGCTGACGAGGGTGACAACGATGACTTCACCGGACCAATCAAAAGCTACGAACTCGAATATCGTAAAGCGAGCCATGACAGCTCGGCGAGAGCTGCAGCGGAGGCATGCTGGGAAAAAATCTGTGACATCAGAGATTCCCAGGTCACCATCTCAG ATCTGAAGTTTGATTCCCGCTTCATCATGTTTCGCGTGCGAGCAAAAAACAAAGCGGCTGCCGGAGAATTCTCTGAGCCTGTCGCCATGGAAACCAGAG CATTTAACTTCGGCTTCGACGCGGCAACGGCTCACGCTGAGCTGAAGGTTCACGGCGACACGGTGACCTGGGAGCCTCAgcgggtcaaaggtcacgaCCCCAGACTCAGAGCCAAAGACTGCAAAAGCAG cAGAAGTGCAACACCGTCGCCCAATAAGGCAGGGAACCGAACGGGTCGCGACAGATTTGCCGGAGAGTCGTACACAGTGCTGG GTGACCAGGAGATGGCTGGCGGCTGCCACTACTGGGAACTCCGCCTCTTGGCCGACTGGAAGTCGTTCAGTGTGGGCGTGGCTTATCGGTCCAGCCTGGGCCGCTTTGACCAATTAGGAAAGAGCGCCGGTTCGTGGTGCATTCACGCGAGCCAGTGGCTGCAGAACTCATTAGCAGCCAAACACAACAACCGAGCGAGGGCGCTGGATTGGCTGCTGCCTCAGCGAATCGGAATCTACTGTGACTACGACAATG GTGATTTATGTTTCATCGACGTCGATCAACGTCGGCTTCTACACTCCTTCAAAACAAAATTCAGCCAGCCGCTCGTCCCCGCCTTCACT GTGTGGTGTGGCGGTATCACCGTGGTGACGGGTCTTCAGGTGCCGAGCTTCATAGACAGTTTCCTCTCCACCAGTCGGAGCCTGAGCGACTTGTCCCAGTAG